A genomic segment from Alteribacillus bidgolensis encodes:
- the hrcA gene encoding heat-inducible transcriptional repressor HrcA yields MLTDRQLFILQAIIDNYIQSAEPIGSRSISKSDGMSYSPATIRNEMADLEELGFLEKPHSSSGRIPSEKGYRHYVDHLLLPHRLSKKEIQNVRSLFAEKILEAEQVVKQSATILSDLTSYASIVLGPEVFESKLKHVQIIPLNAQAAVAILVTDTGYVENHTVTLPESLNSSDLEKIANILNDRLEGVPLYKLQEKIYKEVAGLLKQHINSFHDAFRFTEETLQKSKQEKVFYGGKTNLLSQPEFKDIEKVKMIFEILEQDHAVHELLKPEQDGLVIRIGQENNYEAFEDCSIISATYSFDGKPVGTIGIVGPTRMEYPRVIGLIQHLSKGLSDALTNLYTSGN; encoded by the coding sequence ATGCTTACAGACCGCCAATTGTTTATCTTACAGGCAATTATAGACAACTACATTCAATCAGCTGAGCCAATCGGTTCTAGGAGTATTTCTAAAAGTGACGGGATGAGTTATAGTCCTGCTACGATTAGAAATGAAATGGCAGATTTAGAAGAGCTTGGTTTTCTGGAAAAGCCACACAGCTCCTCTGGAAGGATACCTTCGGAAAAAGGATACCGCCATTATGTAGATCATTTGCTGCTTCCCCATCGTCTTTCAAAAAAAGAGATTCAAAATGTAAGGTCTCTTTTTGCTGAAAAGATTTTGGAAGCAGAACAAGTTGTTAAGCAATCTGCGACTATTTTGTCTGATTTAACAAGTTATGCATCTATTGTGTTAGGTCCTGAAGTATTTGAATCGAAGCTAAAACATGTACAGATTATTCCATTAAATGCTCAAGCTGCAGTAGCTATTCTTGTGACTGATACCGGTTATGTGGAAAACCATACAGTTACACTTCCTGAGTCATTAAATAGCAGTGACCTTGAAAAGATCGCTAATATTTTAAATGACCGTTTAGAAGGTGTACCGCTTTATAAGCTGCAAGAAAAAATATATAAAGAAGTGGCTGGACTTTTAAAGCAGCACATAAACAGTTTCCACGACGCTTTCCGTTTTACGGAAGAGACATTACAAAAAAGCAAACAAGAAAAAGTGTTCTACGGTGGAAAAACGAATTTACTATCTCAGCCGGAATTTAAAGATATAGAAAAAGTAAAAATGATTTTTGAAATACTTGAACAAGACCATGCAGTTCATGAACTATTAAAACCTGAACAAGATGGATTAGTTATTCGGATTGGGCAAGAAAATAATTACGAGGCTTTTGAAGATTGCAGTATTATTTCAGCCACCTATTCTTTTGACGGAAAACCGGTCGGCACAATTGGAATTGTTGGACCAACAAGAATGGAATACCCTAGAGTTATTGGGTTAATTCAACACTTATCCAAAGGACTGTCAGATGCTTTAACAAACTTGTATACCAGCGGCAACTAA
- the grpE gene encoding nucleotide exchange factor GrpE, with translation MEQEATAEETTSMEDIHEDESQQEKETLSQEEKSSDEIYETEEQQEIEKLKQEAEEWKNSSLRAQADLDNVRRRAKEEKEKAAKYRAQDLIESLLPVLDNFERAISASPESEEASSLLEGVNMVYSQFLEAVQKEGLEVIETKGQTFDPHQHQAVMQVEEDGFESNQIVEELQKGYKLKDKVIRPAMVKVNV, from the coding sequence ATGGAACAAGAAGCAACTGCTGAGGAAACCACTTCAATGGAAGATATTCATGAAGATGAATCTCAACAAGAAAAAGAAACACTTTCCCAAGAGGAGAAGTCTTCTGACGAAATATATGAAACAGAAGAACAACAAGAAATAGAAAAATTAAAACAAGAGGCAGAAGAGTGGAAGAACAGTTCCTTGAGAGCCCAGGCCGACCTTGACAATGTAAGACGCAGGGCAAAAGAGGAAAAAGAAAAAGCAGCAAAATATAGAGCTCAAGATCTTATTGAATCGCTTCTTCCCGTGTTAGATAACTTTGAGCGTGCAATCAGTGCTTCCCCGGAAAGCGAAGAAGCATCTTCTTTGCTAGAAGGAGTGAATATGGTTTATTCACAATTCCTAGAAGCTGTTCAAAAAGAAGGGCTTGAAGTTATTGAAACAAAAGGGCAGACATTTGACCCTCATCAGCATCAAGCTGTAATGCAAGTTGAGGAAGATGGATTTGAATCAAATCAGATCGTTGAAGAATTGCAAAAGGGATATAAGCTAAAAGACAAAGTAATTAGACCAGCTATGGTTAAGGTTAACGTATAA